The following are encoded together in the Oncorhynchus gorbuscha isolate QuinsamMale2020 ecotype Even-year linkage group LG03, OgorEven_v1.0, whole genome shotgun sequence genome:
- the LOC124021166 gene encoding neurexophilin-2-like, with translation MKVLGWTIVILSQWILRKVQGLEKQVAKGYPGLDLGPAGSVMKTLPYGMGEGAVATGGGATGGVKPPYQTTSRIFSTGMDGVGNPPMKPPLKTPTYSFFNPYDWARNQSLLLDQTGYRNKRKPSLKTAQKTKKIFGWGDFYFNVKTMKFSLLVTGKIVDHINGTFTVYFRHNSSSLGNVSVSIVPPTKVVEFEVLQHHQPGLHAQLHPELTQITQQQTPHQSTIDPKEIKTFNCRVEYEKTNRSKKPKPCLYDPSQTCFSEHTQSHAAWLCAKPFKVICIFISFFSIDYKLVQKVCPDYNFQSDHPYLG, from the coding sequence gtgcAGGGACTGGAGAAGCAGGTGGCCAAGGGCTACCCTGGACTAGACCTGGGTCCAGCAGGCTCAGTGATGAAGACCCTACCGTATGGCATGGGAGAGGGAGCCGTCGCCACCGGCGGAGGGGCCACAGGGGGAGTCAAACCCCCATACCAAACCACCTCCCGCATCTTCTCCACCGGCATGGACGGGGTCGGCAACCCGCCCATGAAGCCTCCTCTGAAAACCCCCACCTACAGCTTCTTTAACCCCTACGACTGGGCTCGTAATCAGTCGCTCCTACTCGACCAGACAGGCTACCGCAACAAACGCAAACCCTCACTTAAGACGGCCCAGAAGACCAAGAAGATCTTCGGCTGGGGGGATTTCTACTTCAACGTGAAGACCATGAAGTTCAGCCTCTTGGTCACGGGGAAGATCGTGGACCACATCAACGGCACGTTCACCGTCTACTTCCGCCACAACTCGTCCAGTCTTGGTAACGTCTCTGTCAGTATTGTCCCTCCCACCAAGGTGGTGGAGTTTGAGGTGTTGCAGCACCACCAACCAGGCCTCCACGCTCAGCTCCACCCAGAGCTCACCCAGATCACCCAACAACAGACCCCGCACCAGTCCACCATCGACCCCAAAGAGATAAAGACCTTCAACTGCCGGGTGGAGTACGAGAAGACCAACCGTTCCAAGAAGCCCAAGCCCTGCCTCTATGACCCCTCCCAGACCTGCTTCTCAGAGCACACTCAGTCCCATGCGGCCTGGCTCTGCGCCAAACCATTTAAAGTCATCTGCATCTTCATCTCCTTCTTCAGTATCGATTATAAGCTCGTGCAGAAAGTGTGTCCAGACTACAACTTCCAGAGTGATCATCCTTACCTTGGataa